Proteins from a single region of Festucalex cinctus isolate MCC-2025b chromosome 19, RoL_Fcin_1.0, whole genome shotgun sequence:
- the LOC144007183 gene encoding uncharacterized protein LOC144007183, translating to MHKKAVTCHVIAQPLPCVVFLHVRSETCLQEPPDEGPGPVLEGNVLLPGVDLQGFNSLNGVSCCSEHCVTPQYVECSPLSICCILEGDWMGPAISAFFAKWTLEGFSLPGPVGCLRLEKEPEFIVSNHSKAQRSTRNHLGWETPSRARASSRSEMHK from the exons ATGCATAAAAAGGCTGTGACTTGTCATGTTATTGCGCAACCTCTTCCCTGTGTTGTCTTCCTGCATGTTCGTTCGGAGACGTGCCTGCAGGAGCCACCGGACGAAG GACCAGGACCAGTTCTGGAAGGAAACGTGCTTCTCCCAGGAGTCGACCTGCAGGGCTTCAACTCATTGAATGGAGTCTCGTGTTGCAGTGAACATTGTGTAACACCACAATATGTTGAATGTTCCCCACTCAGCATCTGTTGCATCCTGGAAGGGGATTGGATGGGTCCCGCCATCTCGGCTTTCTTCGCCAAATGGACTTTGgagggtttttccttgcccggacCGGTTGGGTGCTTGAG GCTGGAGAAGGAGCCGGAATTCATCGTGTCCAACCACAGCA AGGCACAAAGATCCACCAG AAACCACTTGGGATGGGAAACGCCAAGTAGAGCCAGAGCAAGTTCACGTTcagaaatgcacaaatga